GAGGCGGTAGCACTCCATCACGAGCTGGCCGCCCATGGAGACCCCGCCGAGCGCGAATTCGCGCACGCCCAGGTGGTCCATGAGGGCGGCGATGTCCTCGGCGAAGGTGGCGAAGCCGGTGGTGCCGGGCACGACGGTGGACGCGCCGTAGCCGCGGAGGTCCGGGGTGATCACGCGGTGGGTCGCGGTGAACGCGGCGCGCTGCGGGGTCCACATCGAGCGGTCGAAGGGGTGACCGTGGAGGAGGACGAGGGTGCGCCGGGCGTCGCCCTGACGGGGGCTGACGTCGCCCGCGCCGGGGCCGTTGTCGTCGTAGCCGATGGTGATGCCGTTGACCTGTGCGGTTGCCATGCGGGGAGGCTAGGCCGGGGGGCGCGCGGGCGATAGGGCCCGGAACAGCCTGGCAGCGAGTTGTGAGGATCCTGTCAGCCCGCCGTCGCGATCCCATTTGCCCCACCGGAATCTGTCGGGCGGTGCCTATCCTCAACGCCATGTGCGCTTTTGTCCTGGTCGCGGAGGACGACGAGAAACAGGCCGAGCTGGTCCGCCGCTATCTGGAACGCGAGGGCCACGAGGCCGCCGTCGTCCACGACGGGTCCGCCGCTCTGGCCGAGGTGCGGCGCAGGCTGCCGGACCTGCTGATCCTCGACGTGATGATGCCCGGCACCGACGGCCTGGAGGTCACCCGTTTCCTCCGGGACGGGAACGGGCCGACGGAGCTGACCCGCCTCCCGATCCTGATGCTGACCGCCCGCACCACCGAGGACGACCTCCTCATGGGCCTCGACACGGGCGCTGACGACTACCTCACCAAGCCGTACAGTCCGCGCGAGCTGATGGCCCGGGTCCGGACGCTGCTGCGCCGCGCGGGCGGCATCCACGCGCCGCTGCCCGAAACGGACCGGCGGATCCTGCGGGTCGGCGGCCTCGTCGTCGACCCGCTGCGGCACGAGGTGACGGTCGACGGACGGCACGTCGACTGCACGCCGGGCGAGTTCGACCTGCTCACGGTCCTCGCGGAGGAGCCGGACCGGGTCTTCACGCGGCCGCAGCTCCTCGACCGCATCCACGGCTCGTCGGGGTACATATCCGCGCGCACGGTCGACGTGCACGTGCTGAACCTCCGCAAGAAGATCGAGTCCGATCCGCGGCGCCCGGACCGCCTTCTCACGGTGTTCGGGGTGGGGTACAAGCTGGCAGGGGCGGGTGCCGGTCCGGGCGCGGGTCCGGGTGCGGGTGCGGGGGCGACGCGTGGCGCGTGACGTTCCGCTGCGCAAGAGCCTGCTGGCCCGGCTGCTCGCCGTCTCCGTACTGGTATCCATCGGCTCCATCGCCGCCACTGCGTGGCTCGCCGCGCAGACCACGTCCGGGGCGCTGCGGCAGGAACAGGGGCAGGTACTCGCCGACGACGCCCGTATCTACGACAAGCTCCTCGGCCTCGGCGCGACCTCTCCGGAGTGGCGGGGCGCCGACGAGGCCGTCCGCGAACTGTCCCGCCAGACCGGCCGCCGTATCGCGCTCACCACGCAGGAACGCAAGGTCATCGCGGACTCGTCGGCGCCGCCGAAGGGGGCCGGCGGTGCCGCCGAGGGTGGGGACTCCGGGAGGCCGCCTCCGTCTCCCAAGGCCCGCACCGGGCGTGACGCCACAACCAGCCCCAAGACCGGCGACGACAAGTCCGCCGCACCCCTCCCCCCGACCGCCTCCGCCGTCCTCGACCCGCTCTCCGTCGACAGCGCGCTCGCCCCGGGCCGTGCGGACAACGAGGCGTCGGACGACGCCGCGGCGGACCGCATCGATCCACGGGCGGTCGGCCCGTACCGGCTCACCAAGGTGGAACGTACGCGCCTGAAGGACGCCGCCGACCGGCGCGCGGCCTGTCTCGTGGACCTCGGCATGACACCCCAGGTGGTCGTCGGCCCCGGCGGCCGACCCACCGTCCGCGTCGACCACGACCCGGGCGAGTTCCTGCAGTCCCAGTGCCGTACGCCTCCCTTGGAGATGCCCACCGAGTCCGAGCAGAAGGCCCTCAAGAAGCTCAACGCCCTCACCGGCGCCTGTCTGAAGCGGCAGGGCCTCGACCCCGTCCCTGTCGGCCTCGACCTGGAGGGGCGGAGCGGTCCGAAGCCGGTCGCCGCCTCCGTGCCGTCGTTCGCCGCCGCGAAGCCCGACGTACCCCCAGCGCCCGACGGCGCCGTATGGCCCAGTGAAGAGCGGGCGGCGATCCGTCCGAACGCCGGGGCCGTCGGGCCGGAGTCCACCACCGCCGCGACCGCGTCCTGCGTCGACACCGCGCGCCGCGAGCAGCTCGGCCCCTACGTCTCGTCGCCCGCGCTCCTCTTCATCACCAGCTCCGACGGCACCCGCAGCACCCCCGCCTTCAGCCTCTCCCGGGCCAACACCATCCGTCTGGCCTTGCTCGCCGCGGCCGTCCTCGCCGTCACGATCGCCGTCACCGCGCTGGCCGCGACCCGGCTGACCAGGCCGCTGCGCGCACTCACCGCCGCGACGCGCCGCATGAAGAACGGCGAGTCGAGCGAACCGGTCCCCGCAAGGGCCACGCGCTCGGCGGGCGAGATCAGCCAACTCGCCGCCGCGTTCAACGACATGGCGGCCCACCGCAAGGCCCTGGAGGAACAGCGCAAGGCCATGGTCAGCGATGTGGCGCATGAGCTGCGCACGCCGCTGTCCAACATCCGCGGCTGGCTGGAGGCGGCGGAGGACGGGGTCGTCGACACCGACCCCGAACTCGTCACCTCTCTCCTCGAAGAGGCGCTGCTGCTCCAGCACATCGTCGACGACCTCCAGGATCTGGCGGCCGCCGACGCCGGTACGCTCCGGCTGCACCGCGAGCCGGTACGGGCCGCCGAGATCGCCGACCAGGTCGCCGCGGCGCACCAGGCGCGCGCGGACGGCGCGGGGGTACGGCTCAGGGCCACCGCGTTCGGCGACCCGTGGGTGACGGCCGATCCGCTGCGGCTGCGGCAGGCGATCGGCAACCTCGTCTCCAACGCGGTCCGCCACACGCCGGAGGGCGGCAGCGTCCGCATCAGCTGCCGCACGACACCCGAGGCGGTCCTGATCGAGGTCGCCGACACCGGCACGGGGATCGCGCCCGCCGATCTGCCACACGTATTCGACCGCTTCTGGCGCGCGGACAAGTCGCGGACGCGGGCGACGGGCGGCAGCGGGCTCGGTCTGTCGATCGTGCGGAAACTGGTGGAGGCGCACGACGGGACGGTGGCGGCGCAGAGCATTCCGGGGAAGGGCTCGCTCTTCACGGTGCGGCTGCCGGTGGGGGAGGGCGACGGCCCGGGAGGGGCAGTGCGCTCCGGTGAGCCGGATCGAGCCGGCTGAGCCGGGGCGGGGCAGGGCAGGGCTGAGCCGGGCAGGGCGAAAGCCCCGGTCGCTCACCTCCGGCGACCGGGGCTCTCTCTGCCCCCGGACCCAGCCGCGGCGGCGACACTCCCCCGAGTAACGCGCTGTGCGCGAGCACCGGCGGGCCA
The sequence above is a segment of the Streptomyces sp. Je 1-369 genome. Coding sequences within it:
- a CDS encoding response regulator; translated protein: MCAFVLVAEDDEKQAELVRRYLEREGHEAAVVHDGSAALAEVRRRLPDLLILDVMMPGTDGLEVTRFLRDGNGPTELTRLPILMLTARTTEDDLLMGLDTGADDYLTKPYSPRELMARVRTLLRRAGGIHAPLPETDRRILRVGGLVVDPLRHEVTVDGRHVDCTPGEFDLLTVLAEEPDRVFTRPQLLDRIHGSSGYISARTVDVHVLNLRKKIESDPRRPDRLLTVFGVGYKLAGAGAGPGAGPGAGAGATRGA
- a CDS encoding sensor histidine kinase, which produces MARDVPLRKSLLARLLAVSVLVSIGSIAATAWLAAQTTSGALRQEQGQVLADDARIYDKLLGLGATSPEWRGADEAVRELSRQTGRRIALTTQERKVIADSSAPPKGAGGAAEGGDSGRPPPSPKARTGRDATTSPKTGDDKSAAPLPPTASAVLDPLSVDSALAPGRADNEASDDAAADRIDPRAVGPYRLTKVERTRLKDAADRRAACLVDLGMTPQVVVGPGGRPTVRVDHDPGEFLQSQCRTPPLEMPTESEQKALKKLNALTGACLKRQGLDPVPVGLDLEGRSGPKPVAASVPSFAAAKPDVPPAPDGAVWPSEERAAIRPNAGAVGPESTTAATASCVDTARREQLGPYVSSPALLFITSSDGTRSTPAFSLSRANTIRLALLAAAVLAVTIAVTALAATRLTRPLRALTAATRRMKNGESSEPVPARATRSAGEISQLAAAFNDMAAHRKALEEQRKAMVSDVAHELRTPLSNIRGWLEAAEDGVVDTDPELVTSLLEEALLLQHIVDDLQDLAAADAGTLRLHREPVRAAEIADQVAAAHQARADGAGVRLRATAFGDPWVTADPLRLRQAIGNLVSNAVRHTPEGGSVRISCRTTPEAVLIEVADTGTGIAPADLPHVFDRFWRADKSRTRATGGSGLGLSIVRKLVEAHDGTVAAQSIPGKGSLFTVRLPVGEGDGPGGAVRSGEPDRAG